The following proteins come from a genomic window of Natronosalvus vescus:
- a CDS encoding glycosyltransferase, whose protein sequence is MTRTETVAAFTDLYLPTVNGVTYTIQLWRDRWRTHRSEMPVVYPEMNGYDPGTNEFPIRSVRAPLYPQYRLGLPAVPDGLETPDLVHVHTPFTIGFTGIRFARKRDVPVVASYHTLLDDRASQHVSGNVLDGVKRTCRLYERSFFERVDHVTAPTAFARDHLLETVDADVDVTVVSNGIDTEFFRPVDPTSFCERYDLPTDRPLLGYTGRHGEEKNLEEAIKAVTGTGMTLVLGGDGPARDVLEKRAAESDADVRFLGFLEREELPAFYSALDVFVFPSPVETQGLVALEATACGTPVVAVNAGALTDSVIQGETGYRYQQGSIGDLQWAITRCLDEQDRLSDLCRRRRAMLSVEHSIGQLTSIYDSLE, encoded by the coding sequence ATGACGCGAACGGAGACGGTCGCCGCCTTCACAGATCTCTACTTGCCGACGGTCAACGGCGTTACCTATACGATTCAACTCTGGCGCGATCGCTGGCGCACCCACCGGAGCGAGATGCCGGTCGTCTACCCGGAAATGAACGGGTACGATCCTGGCACGAACGAGTTCCCCATCCGAAGCGTTCGAGCGCCGCTGTATCCACAGTATCGCCTCGGCTTGCCCGCAGTACCCGACGGGCTCGAGACGCCGGATCTCGTCCACGTCCACACGCCGTTTACGATCGGCTTTACCGGCATCAGGTTCGCCCGGAAACGCGACGTCCCCGTCGTCGCCTCCTACCACACGCTGCTCGACGACCGCGCCAGCCAGCACGTCTCGGGAAACGTCCTCGACGGCGTCAAACGAACCTGCCGACTGTACGAGCGGTCGTTTTTCGAGCGTGTCGATCACGTGACCGCACCGACGGCGTTCGCCCGCGATCACCTCCTTGAGACGGTCGACGCCGACGTCGACGTGACGGTCGTTTCCAACGGAATCGACACCGAGTTCTTCCGCCCGGTCGATCCAACGTCGTTCTGTGAGCGCTACGATCTTCCGACCGATCGGCCGCTGCTCGGCTACACGGGCCGCCACGGCGAGGAGAAGAACCTCGAGGAGGCGATCAAGGCTGTCACCGGGACGGGAATGACGCTCGTCCTCGGAGGTGACGGCCCGGCCCGTGACGTCCTCGAGAAACGGGCGGCTGAGTCGGACGCCGACGTCCGGTTTCTCGGTTTTCTCGAACGGGAGGAGCTACCAGCATTTTACTCCGCGCTCGACGTTTTCGTCTTCCCTAGCCCGGTCGAGACCCAGGGGCTGGTCGCGCTCGAGGCGACGGCCTGTGGCACGCCCGTCGTCGCGGTCAACGCCGGGGCCCTGACGGATTCGGTGATCCAGGGGGAGACGGGCTATCGGTATCAGCAGGGGTCGATCGGCGATCTGCAGTGGGCGATTACGCGGTGTCTCGATGAGCAGGATCGATTGTCCGATCTGTGTCGCCGGCGGCGAGCGATGCTCTCGGTCGAACACTCGATCGGACAGCTCACGTCGATTTACGACAGCCTCGAGTGA
- a CDS encoding ester cyclase yields the protein MFHAAFSDLEATEGIQFSDESGEYVCSAYTYRGTHDGDFMGIPPTDTEAEIQGLVINRIEDGRIAEAWVLADFLGLLQQVGVVPSMEDVATGR from the coding sequence ATGTTCCACGCCGCGTTCTCCGATCTGGAAGCAACTGAAGGGATTCAGTTTAGCGACGAAAGTGGCGAATACGTGTGTTCCGCGTACACCTACCGTGGAACACACGATGGCGACTTCATGGGTATCCCCCCAACCGATACCGAGGCAGAGATCCAGGGGCTGGTCATCAACCGCATCGAGGACGGCAGGATCGCCGAGGCGTGGGTTCTCGCCGATTTCCTCGGCCTCTTACAACAGGTCGGCGTCGTTCCGTCGATGGAAGACGTCGCCACTGGCCGCTGA
- a CDS encoding nuclear transport factor 2 family protein, translating into MSIAATAPGMQSIEIVRQFNSDVFNGRDYDRLAELQTEDYVQHGPMTGMELHGTDESVESMRNVPRRVLRSGSN; encoded by the coding sequence ATGAGTATAGCAGCTACAGCACCCGGGATGCAAAGTATCGAGATCGTTCGACAGTTCAACAGCGATGTCTTCAACGGTCGGGATTACGACCGTCTCGCCGAACTACAAACGGAGGACTACGTCCAGCACGGGCCGATGACGGGAATGGAACTCCACGGCACCGACGAATCCGTCGAATCCATGCGGAATGTTCCACGCCGCGTTCTCCGATCTGGAAGCAACTGA
- a CDS encoding PRC-barrel domain-containing protein, with product MSEILAENLSGKSVMGSDGTELGLLYNITMDLNSGKLHDLVVDPDEELPSRAVDFDKNEAGRFLIPVSRVQAVKDYIVVQR from the coding sequence ATGAGCGAAATACTCGCTGAGAACCTCTCGGGGAAGTCCGTCATGGGGTCTGACGGAACGGAACTGGGACTGCTCTACAACATCACCATGGATCTCAACTCGGGAAAACTCCACGACCTCGTCGTCGACCCCGACGAAGAACTCCCGTCGCGCGCCGTCGACTTCGACAAAAACGAGGCCGGCCGCTTCCTCATCCCCGTCAGCCGCGTCCAGGCGGTAAAAGACTACATCGTCGTCCAACGGTAA
- a CDS encoding DUF5811 family protein — protein sequence MNGNTPYAGLPGVTQAGHRAAADVPELSLEQKRTLQRTVSQIAARTREFLPDEYIVDADVAGGVTGPQALVAVQPPIGHPVSAGFTPDLENAPKDLISAEDRDEVARGLAASAALQVKQAVDESVTPTAR from the coding sequence ATGAACGGAAACACGCCGTACGCGGGGCTACCAGGGGTCACACAGGCCGGACATCGGGCTGCGGCGGACGTTCCGGAACTCTCGCTCGAGCAAAAGCGGACGCTCCAGCGCACCGTAAGTCAGATCGCCGCCCGGACGCGGGAGTTCCTCCCTGACGAGTACATCGTCGACGCCGACGTCGCTGGTGGGGTCACCGGCCCACAGGCGCTCGTCGCCGTCCAGCCGCCGATCGGCCACCCCGTCAGTGCTGGATTTACACCGGATCTCGAGAACGCACCGAAGGATCTGATCAGCGCCGAGGATCGCGACGAGGTAGCACGCGGACTGGCAGCGAGTGCTGCTCTCCAGGTCAAACAGGCGGTCGACGAGAGCGTGACGCCGACGGCGCGATAG
- a CDS encoding GNAT family N-acetyltransferase, producing the protein MRPEHTRIYPDDPVGLFPTPPTTYTDPDARTIEFAAIGDREDESRRSGAGGRGSDATDTKGRESDGTDPLEALTEMYAQFDPADRAQGIPPTGRDRIRQWLKPLLENGINVVGSHDGEIIGHATLVPDTDEPSAVEDPGSVEWELAIFVLQAYQRGGIGTQLLELLLGHAATVGVDHVWLTVERWNGPAIALYERVGFELCGAESFEQEMSIRLQ; encoded by the coding sequence ATGAGGCCCGAACACACGCGGATCTACCCTGACGATCCAGTCGGGTTGTTCCCGACTCCGCCGACGACGTACACGGATCCGGATGCCCGGACGATCGAATTCGCCGCGATCGGTGATCGCGAAGACGAGTCGAGACGCTCCGGCGCCGGAGGACGGGGCTCCGACGCTACCGATACGAAAGGACGGGAATCCGACGGCACCGACCCGCTCGAGGCACTCACCGAAATGTACGCCCAGTTCGATCCGGCCGACCGTGCCCAGGGGATTCCCCCAACCGGTCGCGATCGAATCCGCCAGTGGCTCAAGCCGCTGCTCGAAAATGGGATCAACGTCGTCGGGAGTCACGACGGGGAAATCATCGGCCACGCGACGCTCGTTCCCGATACGGACGAGCCGAGCGCCGTCGAGGATCCCGGCTCGGTCGAGTGGGAGTTGGCGATATTCGTCCTCCAGGCCTACCAGCGCGGTGGGATCGGCACACAGTTGCTCGAACTGTTGCTGGGCCATGCCGCGACAGTGGGCGTCGACCACGTGTGGCTCACCGTCGAACGGTGGAACGGGCCGGCAATCGCCCTCTACGAGCGGGTCGGCTTCGAACTCTGTGGTGCCGAAAGTTTCGAACAGGAGATGTCGATCCGCCTCCAGTAA
- a CDS encoding sugar phosphate isomerase/epimerase family protein gives MPLPDVLEVVAATGVDGVEFAGLGETSPRTVARTLEEIGLEPAAAHVPIDDLEEAPAAVADTYHTLGCTRLVVPWLDPEAFESRQAFEETATRLGTLGDVLASGEIEPFYHDHDQEFVPFESEVEDGDEHEHAFDLLATELESTPVAFELDIGWATPAGGDPIRLLERYGDRIDLVHLKVVDGDSPCTLGTGDVPLARSSTPPALSRWTGLSTNTTTRPIQSWRSSTILG, from the coding sequence ATGCCCCTCCCGGACGTACTCGAGGTCGTCGCGGCGACCGGCGTGGACGGGGTCGAGTTCGCCGGCCTCGGTGAAACGTCCCCGAGAACGGTCGCACGAACACTCGAGGAAATCGGGCTCGAGCCCGCAGCAGCCCACGTCCCGATCGACGACCTCGAGGAAGCACCTGCGGCAGTAGCCGACACCTATCACACGCTCGGCTGCACCAGACTGGTCGTCCCTTGGCTCGATCCGGAGGCGTTCGAGAGTCGACAGGCATTCGAGGAGACGGCAACGCGGCTGGGAACTCTCGGTGACGTGCTCGCCAGTGGAGAAATCGAACCGTTCTACCATGACCACGACCAGGAGTTCGTCCCGTTCGAGTCGGAGGTCGAGGACGGAGACGAGCACGAGCACGCCTTCGACCTGCTCGCAACCGAACTCGAGTCGACGCCGGTCGCGTTCGAACTCGACATTGGCTGGGCAACCCCTGCGGGCGGCGACCCCATTCGACTGCTCGAACGATACGGTGATCGAATTGACCTCGTCCATCTGAAAGTCGTCGACGGCGACAGCCCCTGTACCCTTGGTACCGGCGACGTCCCGCTCGCACGCTCGTCGACGCCGCCCGCGCTGTCGAGGTGGACTGGATTATCTACGAACACGACGACCCGTCCGATCCAGTCGTGGCGCTCGAGCACGATACTCGGGTGA
- a CDS encoding ubiquitin-like small modifier protein 1 encodes MELELRFFATFREAVGQKERSKPIDDGTTVGDVLADLEAEYDGLEGQLLENGAIRPQLSVLKNGRDVVHMAGVDTDLEDGDRLSVFPPVAGGAGAVAAPTHDR; translated from the coding sequence ATGGAACTCGAGCTTCGGTTTTTTGCGACCTTTCGGGAAGCGGTCGGACAGAAAGAACGTTCGAAGCCCATCGACGACGGAACGACCGTCGGCGACGTCCTCGCAGACCTCGAGGCGGAGTACGACGGTCTCGAGGGGCAGTTGCTCGAGAACGGGGCGATCCGTCCGCAGTTGAGCGTTCTCAAGAACGGTCGCGACGTCGTTCATATGGCGGGCGTTGACACCGACCTCGAGGACGGCGACCGGTTATCGGTGTTCCCACCGGTTGCAGGGGGCGCCGGCGCAGTGGCGGCCCCAACCCACGACCGATGA
- the infB gene encoding translation initiation factor IF-2: MSDTDSDTHEHDPAALRTPIVAVLGHVDHGKTSLLDKIRGSAVIEGEAGAITQHIGATAVPLDVVSSIAGELVNPDDFDLPGLLFIDTPGHHSFTTLRSRGGALADIAILVVDVNDGFQPQTLEALDILKRSQTPFIVAANKIDTVPGWNPLEDTPITQTYESQSERTRQRLDESLYTIIGNLSDEGFSADLYWRVQNFQRNVGAVPVSALTGEGVPDLLAVMMGLSQRYMKEEMEIDVAGPGVGTVLEVKEEKGFGTTIDTVLYDGTVKTDDTIVVGGLNEPIVTDVRALLQPRPLAEIRTESRFENVDEVGAAAGIKIAAPDLEDAMAGAPVRVVRDRDLEDVRSEVQAELADIAVDTAEDGVVVKADTLGSLEAMADALDEAEIPIVRAEVGDVAPRDISVASTADDPKQQAVLGFSVDVLSDAQRRAEIDDVKLFTDDVIYQLIEEYTEHVEAIERAQQDTILDNITRPSRFRVLKDHVFRQNDPAVVGVEVYAGTLQNNSFVVKWEDNEPTRVGQVKGIQEQGEDVDEARAGERVSVAIDGPTIGRQVKEGDLLWTQLPEKHAKILEQELTTEIPADELEALNMYLEKHRKRDPFWGK; this comes from the coding sequence ATGTCGGACACTGATTCGGATACACACGAACACGATCCAGCGGCTCTCAGAACCCCAATCGTCGCCGTCCTCGGACACGTCGATCACGGCAAGACCAGTCTCCTCGACAAAATTCGCGGCTCCGCGGTCATCGAGGGCGAAGCAGGCGCGATCACCCAGCACATCGGCGCGACGGCCGTCCCCCTCGACGTCGTCTCCTCGATCGCCGGCGAACTCGTCAATCCCGACGACTTCGACCTGCCGGGACTCCTCTTTATCGACACGCCCGGCCACCACTCCTTTACAACCCTTCGCTCGCGCGGGGGCGCACTTGCCGACATCGCGATCCTCGTCGTCGACGTCAACGACGGCTTCCAGCCCCAGACGCTCGAGGCCCTGGACATTCTCAAACGCTCCCAGACGCCGTTTATTGTCGCTGCGAACAAGATCGACACTGTTCCGGGATGGAATCCACTGGAGGACACACCGATCACCCAGACCTACGAATCCCAGTCCGAACGCACCCGCCAGCGTCTCGACGAGAGCCTCTATACGATCATCGGCAACCTCTCCGACGAGGGCTTCTCGGCCGACCTCTACTGGCGCGTCCAGAACTTCCAGCGCAACGTCGGCGCCGTCCCCGTCTCCGCACTCACGGGGGAGGGCGTCCCCGACCTGCTCGCCGTCATGATGGGACTCTCCCAGCGATACATGAAAGAGGAGATGGAGATCGACGTGGCTGGCCCCGGCGTAGGCACCGTCCTCGAAGTCAAAGAAGAGAAGGGCTTCGGGACGACGATCGACACCGTGCTCTACGACGGCACGGTCAAGACGGACGATACCATCGTCGTCGGTGGGCTGAACGAACCGATCGTCACCGACGTGCGTGCGCTGCTCCAGCCCCGGCCGCTGGCGGAGATACGCACCGAGAGCCGGTTCGAGAACGTCGACGAGGTCGGTGCCGCGGCGGGGATCAAAATCGCCGCCCCCGACCTCGAGGACGCCATGGCCGGGGCACCCGTCCGCGTCGTTCGCGATCGCGACCTCGAGGACGTACGCTCCGAGGTGCAAGCTGAACTCGCAGACATAGCCGTCGACACCGCCGAGGATGGCGTCGTCGTCAAAGCCGACACGCTCGGCAGCCTCGAGGCGATGGCCGACGCCCTCGACGAGGCGGAGATACCGATCGTCCGTGCGGAGGTCGGCGACGTCGCCCCACGGGACATCTCGGTTGCCTCGACGGCCGACGACCCGAAACAACAGGCCGTCCTCGGATTCAGCGTCGACGTCCTCTCGGACGCTCAACGCCGAGCGGAGATCGACGACGTGAAACTGTTCACCGACGACGTCATCTACCAGCTTATCGAGGAGTACACCGAACACGTCGAGGCGATCGAGCGCGCCCAGCAGGATACGATCCTCGACAATATTACCCGTCCGTCCCGGTTCCGCGTCCTCAAAGATCACGTCTTCCGACAGAACGACCCCGCAGTCGTCGGCGTCGAGGTGTACGCCGGAACGCTCCAGAACAACTCCTTCGTCGTCAAGTGGGAGGACAACGAGCCAACTCGCGTTGGACAGGTGAAGGGGATCCAGGAACAGGGCGAAGACGTCGACGAAGCACGCGCTGGCGAACGTGTCTCGGTCGCGATCGACGGCCCGACGATCGGCCGCCAGGTCAAAGAAGGCGACCTGCTCTGGACGCAACTGCCCGAGAAACACGCGAAGATCCTCGAGCAAGAACTCACGACGGAGATTCCGGCCGACGAACTCGAAGCGCTGAATATGTACCTCGAGAAACACCGGAAGCGAGATCCGTTCTGGGGCAAGTAA
- a CDS encoding GMP synthase subunit A yields MTTITVVDNHGQFTHLEQRALRDLGVDCELIDNDTPPEEVEADGIVLSGGPDMDRIGRSPQYLEDGRPVLGICLGMQIMALELGGSVGSGDYGGYADVTVDVLEPDDPLIGSLAPETRVWASHADEVKELPEGFTRTASSDVCGVEAMSDTERNLYGVQWHPEVAHTAQGDEVFENFLEICKTTAEASH; encoded by the coding sequence ATGACGACAATCACCGTGGTGGACAATCACGGTCAGTTCACCCACCTGGAACAACGGGCGCTGCGCGACCTCGGCGTCGACTGCGAGTTGATCGACAACGACACCCCGCCAGAGGAGGTCGAGGCCGATGGCATCGTCCTCTCGGGCGGCCCCGACATGGATCGAATCGGCCGGAGTCCACAGTACCTCGAGGACGGCCGACCCGTCCTCGGTATCTGTCTCGGGATGCAGATTATGGCTCTCGAACTCGGCGGCAGCGTCGGCAGCGGCGACTACGGTGGATACGCCGACGTCACCGTCGACGTACTCGAGCCGGACGACCCGCTCATCGGTTCGCTCGCCCCCGAGACGCGCGTCTGGGCGAGTCACGCCGACGAGGTCAAAGAACTCCCCGAGGGGTTCACGCGCACGGCCTCGAGCGACGTCTGTGGCGTCGAGGCGATGAGCGACACCGAGCGGAACCTCTACGGCGTCCAGTGGCACCCCGAAGTTGCCCACACGGCACAGGGCGACGAAGTGTTCGAGAACTTCCTCGAGATTTGTAAGACTACGGCCGAAGCCAGTCACTAA
- a CDS encoding NOB1 family endonuclease, which produces MYILDSSAFIHDFHTTAQKATIPLVREELEDESAYRYDAMEGSGMHIHIPNGDTTEKVRRAARESGDLDVLSDTDIRLVATAFELDGVLVTDDYAMQNVAERLSVTVEPIAREGIEEERNWIFQCQGCGREYDDHEERCPICGADVTRKNPN; this is translated from the coding sequence ATGTATATTCTCGATTCGTCGGCGTTTATCCACGACTTTCACACGACAGCACAGAAGGCAACGATTCCACTCGTCCGTGAGGAACTCGAGGACGAGAGCGCCTATCGCTACGACGCGATGGAAGGGTCGGGGATGCACATTCACATCCCGAACGGCGATACGACCGAGAAAGTACGCCGGGCGGCGCGCGAGTCGGGCGACCTCGATGTCCTCTCCGATACCGACATTCGACTCGTCGCCACGGCGTTCGAACTCGACGGCGTCCTGGTCACCGACGACTACGCGATGCAAAACGTCGCCGAGCGGCTGTCGGTGACCGTCGAACCGATCGCCAGAGAGGGTATCGAGGAAGAACGAAACTGGATCTTCCAGTGTCAGGGCTGTGGGCGAGAGTACGACGACCACGAAGAGCGCTGTCCGATCTGTGGTGCCGACGTGACACGGAAGAATCCGAACTGA
- a CDS encoding MarR family transcriptional regulator: MSISEPFQQSEPDRGTWDDVRDLPPSAKLVAKVLEYNDTMTQQQIADESLLPARTVRYALNRLDEENVIASRFSFSDARKRLYTLEIDQ, translated from the coding sequence ATGAGCATCTCAGAGCCGTTCCAACAGAGCGAACCCGATCGCGGAACGTGGGACGACGTCCGTGACCTTCCCCCGAGCGCAAAGCTCGTCGCGAAGGTACTCGAGTACAACGACACGATGACCCAACAGCAGATCGCCGACGAGAGTCTGTTGCCGGCGAGAACTGTCCGCTACGCGCTCAACCGTCTCGACGAGGAGAACGTGATCGCCTCCCGGTTTTCGTTTTCTGACGCCCGAAAGCGCCTCTACACGCTCGAGATCGACCAGTAG
- a CDS encoding DUF456 domain-containing protein encodes MSERSDETTVSDDIGDSTAQRGEPADTETLLEQTDRLLDGESTIPHGSEPEPETSGHQSRATSESGSNSDDGSRLRLRNWRAGFSIPSLGAPSSYFSPKAFLVVLLTLAAGMVAGGVFLPLGGIGRIVGIVVVAFVIGLLTTKRRYLELASAGAAVGVVGSLFDFALLLPTDAGQRVLAIGAGAGLLATVVSYYFGRDLRNGLSRDLD; translated from the coding sequence ATGAGCGAGCGCTCGGATGAAACGACGGTGTCCGACGACATCGGTGACTCCACGGCCCAGCGGGGTGAGCCAGCCGACACGGAGACCCTGCTCGAGCAGACAGATCGGCTGCTCGATGGTGAGTCGACGATTCCCCACGGATCGGAGCCGGAACCCGAGACGAGCGGTCACCAGTCCAGAGCGACATCGGAATCGGGATCCAATTCGGACGACGGATCCCGCTTGCGGCTCCGAAACTGGCGTGCAGGGTTCTCGATCCCCTCCCTGGGCGCCCCCTCGTCGTACTTCTCCCCGAAGGCGTTTCTCGTCGTGCTCCTCACCCTGGCGGCCGGAATGGTCGCCGGCGGTGTGTTCCTCCCGCTGGGCGGCATCGGTCGGATCGTCGGCATCGTCGTCGTCGCGTTCGTGATCGGCCTCCTGACGACGAAACGACGGTATCTCGAGCTCGCCTCCGCAGGTGCGGCCGTTGGCGTCGTCGGGTCACTCTTCGATTTCGCGCTCTTGCTACCGACCGACGCCGGCCAGCGGGTGCTCGCGATTGGGGCCGGAGCCGGATTGCTCGCGACCGTCGTGAGTTACTACTTCGGCCGCGACCTGCGAAACGGTTTGTCCCGGGATCTCGACTAG
- a CDS encoding Cdc6/Cdc18 family protein, whose product MIVDARVLQEDFVPSEVVHRHDEVNYLSETLEPLLSDDRPETSFLFGPTGVGKTCIARYTLTQLQAERPGIRVAYLNCWQAHTRYRVLYGILAALERTHDIHHSTPKTELFDRLARADRKPIIAILDEVDQLEETGALYDLHRLGHVSLVLIANREDELFAGFDDRVRSRLRAGTRVQFDRYSTAELVAILRERATQGLEPESIDERQLRRIADAAAGDARVGIGMLRAAARTAEQRGLASISDEVLEEAIPDTRAAIRRKTIDGLIEHQRVLYDIIDEAGEIEPQALYATYEDRVEDPKTHRTLRNYLTKMVHYDLIEAVGEKRGRTYRVIDGEYVQGDERAEIE is encoded by the coding sequence GTGATCGTCGACGCGCGCGTGCTCCAGGAGGATTTCGTTCCGAGCGAGGTCGTCCACCGGCACGACGAGGTGAACTACCTCTCGGAGACCCTCGAGCCGCTGCTTAGCGATGATCGCCCGGAGACGTCGTTTCTGTTCGGGCCGACTGGCGTCGGGAAGACCTGCATCGCCCGATACACGCTCACCCAGCTGCAGGCCGAGCGGCCGGGGATCCGGGTGGCGTACCTCAACTGCTGGCAGGCACACACCCGATATCGGGTGCTGTACGGCATTCTCGCGGCCCTCGAGCGAACCCACGACATCCACCATTCGACCCCGAAGACCGAGCTGTTCGATCGGCTCGCTCGAGCCGATCGGAAGCCGATCATCGCCATCCTCGACGAGGTCGACCAGCTTGAGGAGACGGGGGCGCTGTACGACCTCCACCGGCTTGGCCACGTCTCGCTCGTGTTGATCGCCAATCGGGAGGACGAACTCTTCGCCGGGTTCGACGACCGGGTTCGCTCGCGACTACGCGCCGGCACACGCGTCCAGTTCGACCGCTACAGCACTGCGGAACTAGTCGCGATTCTCCGCGAGCGAGCGACGCAAGGCCTCGAACCGGAATCGATCGACGAGCGGCAGTTACGACGGATCGCCGACGCTGCCGCCGGTGACGCGCGCGTCGGCATCGGGATGCTCCGCGCCGCCGCTCGAACGGCCGAGCAGCGGGGACTCGCCTCGATATCGGACGAGGTGCTCGAGGAAGCGATTCCGGACACGCGGGCAGCGATTCGACGCAAGACTATCGACGGCCTGATCGAACACCAGCGGGTGCTGTACGACATCATCGACGAGGCCGGTGAGATCGAACCCCAGGCGCTGTACGCCACGTACGAAGATCGCGTCGAGGATCCGAAAACACACCGAACTCTCCGGAACTACCTGACGAAGATGGTGCACTACGACCTGATCGAAGCAGTCGGGGAGAAACGGGGTCGTACGTATCGGGTGATCGATGGCGAGTACGTCCAAGGTGACGAGCGAGCAGAAATCGAGTAG
- the pan1 gene encoding proteasome-activating nucleotidase Pan1 produces the protein MSDTVEDVDVPYDEDEASQQEKIRALEERLEVLESQNEEMRDKLLDANAENNKYQQKLERLTHENKKLKQSPLFVATVQEISDEGVIIKQHGNNQEALTEVTEEMRDDLDPDDRVAVNNSLSIVKSLSSETDVRARVMEVTQSPDVHYEDIGGLEEQMQEVRETVEMPLKSPEMFDKVGIDPPSGVLLYGPPGTGKTMLAKAVANQTDATFIKMAGSELVHKFIGEGAKLVRDLFEVAREHEPAVIFIDEIDAIASKRTESKTSGDAEVQRTMMQLLSEMDGFEERGDIRIIAATNRFDMLDRAILRPGRFDRLIEVPKPTEEGRELIFQIHTRNMNVDDDVDFTQLAAETPEASGADVKAVCTEAGMFAIRDDRTEIHMEDFMNAWAKVQAESEENPEVSKTFA, from the coding sequence ATGAGCGACACTGTGGAAGACGTCGACGTGCCTTACGACGAGGACGAGGCGTCTCAACAGGAGAAAATACGGGCTCTCGAGGAGCGACTCGAAGTACTCGAGTCCCAGAACGAGGAGATGCGGGACAAGCTCCTCGATGCGAACGCCGAGAACAACAAGTACCAGCAGAAACTCGAGCGCCTGACCCACGAGAACAAGAAACTCAAGCAGTCGCCGCTGTTCGTCGCCACCGTCCAGGAGATTTCCGACGAGGGCGTCATTATCAAACAACACGGCAACAACCAGGAGGCGCTGACGGAAGTCACCGAAGAGATGCGGGACGATCTCGACCCCGACGACCGCGTCGCGGTCAACAACTCGCTTTCTATCGTCAAGTCTCTCTCGAGCGAGACCGACGTTCGGGCGCGGGTGATGGAAGTGACCCAGAGCCCCGATGTCCACTACGAAGACATCGGCGGCCTCGAAGAGCAGATGCAAGAGGTGCGCGAAACGGTCGAAATGCCACTGAAGAGCCCCGAGATGTTCGACAAAGTCGGCATCGACCCACCGAGTGGCGTCCTCCTCTATGGGCCACCGGGGACGGGGAAGACGATGCTCGCGAAGGCCGTCGCCAACCAGACCGACGCAACCTTCATCAAGATGGCCGGCTCCGAACTCGTCCACAAGTTCATTGGCGAGGGGGCAAAGCTCGTCCGTGACCTCTTCGAGGTCGCCCGAGAGCACGAACCCGCCGTCATCTTCATCGACGAGATCGACGCCATCGCCTCGAAACGGACGGAGTCGAAGACCTCCGGCGACGCCGAAGTCCAGCGAACGATGATGCAGCTCCTCTCGGAGATGGACGGGTTCGAAGAGCGCGGTGACATCCGCATCATCGCGGCCACGAACCGCTTCGACATGCTCGACCGCGCGATCTTGCGCCCCGGACGGTTCGACCGCCTCATCGAGGTGCCAAAGCCGACCGAGGAGGGCCGCGAGCTGATCTTCCAGATCCACACCCGGAACATGAACGTCGACGACGACGTCGACTTCACCCAGCTAGCCGCGGAGACCCCCGAGGCCTCCGGTGCCGACGTCAAAGCCGTCTGTACCGAAGCCGGGATGTTCGCGATCCGGGACGACCGCACCGAGATTCACATGGAGGACTTCATGAACGCCTGGGCGAAAGTGCAAGCCGAATCCGAAGAGAACCCCGAAGTCTCGAAGACGTTCGCCTAG
- a CDS encoding universal stress protein, translating into MNVLLGLEGSDESVKTLETTIERVQAVGDELTVAIVKKPESERSVEEVHELARERLSVAGIDAEVIRLEGDPGSALVDYAEREAVDQLVIGGGTRSPMGKVRLGPITEFVLLNATTTVKLVR; encoded by the coding sequence ATGAACGTCCTGTTGGGACTCGAGGGAAGCGACGAGTCGGTAAAGACGCTCGAGACGACGATCGAACGCGTCCAGGCGGTCGGCGACGAGTTGACCGTCGCCATCGTGAAAAAACCCGAGTCCGAGCGCTCGGTCGAGGAGGTTCACGAACTGGCTCGCGAACGGCTTTCGGTGGCTGGGATCGACGCCGAGGTTATACGGCTCGAGGGCGACCCGGGGAGTGCACTCGTCGACTATGCCGAGCGCGAAGCCGTCGATCAGCTCGTGATCGGTGGCGGCACTCGAAGCCCGATGGGGAAGGTTCGACTCGGGCCGATTACGGAGTTCGTTCTGTTGAACGCGACGACGACGGTCAAACTGGTTCGATAA